The following is a genomic window from Archangium lipolyticum.
GGGTAGCTGAAGAAGTCCACGAACTTCTTCGCACCCGCGGCCACGTAGCATCGGGCCCGGGCTTCCTCACCCCCGAGCGAACGCACCGCGTCGAACAGCCCGTTGAAGAACATGCCGCGGCACGTGTCCTCGGGAGTGGTCAGGGTGAGCAGGTGCTCCAGCTCGGGCGTGGGAATGACGGAGGTGGAGGGAAGAGACACGGGGGACCTCATGGGGGGCATGTCCGTTGGCCGCTCGGACGGCCTCCGGACAAGGGGGGGAGCCCATTACACCCCAAAACACCGCCCCCGGTGTCACGCCGTGCGGATGTTCGCCGCGGCCTCCAGCCCCAGCTCCACCACCGCCACCTCTCGCATCCGGAATTTCTGGATTTTCCCTGTCACCGTCATGGGGAACTCGTCGACGAACTTCCAGAAGCGGGGAATCTTGAAGGTGGAGATGCGGCCGGTGCAGAAGCGGACGAGCTCCTCCTGGGTGCAGGTGGCGCCGGGCTTCGTCTTCACCCAGGCCATCACCTCCTCGCCGTACTTCTCGCTGGGCACGCCGATGACCTGGGCCTCGCTGACGGCCGGGTGGGTGTGGAGGAACTCCTCGATTTCGCGCGGGTACACGTTCTCGCCGCCGCGGATGATCATGTCCTTGATGCGGCCAACGATCTTCACGTAGCCCTCCTCGTCCATGGTGGCGAGGTCGCCGGTGTGCATCCAGCCGGCCGCGTCGATGGACGTACGGGTGGCCTCGGGGTTGTTCCAGTAGCCGAGCATCACGCTGTAGGCGCGCGTGCACAGCTCGCCGGGCGAGCCGCGAGGCACCACCGCGCCCGTGCCTGGATCGACGATCTTCACCTCCACATGCGGGTGCACCCGGCCCACGGTGGAGACACGCTTGTCCAGGGGGTCATCCAGCGAGCTCTGCGTGGACACCGGCGAGGTCTCCGTCATGCCGTAGCAGATGGTGACCTCGCGCATGTTCATGCGCGACTGGACCTTCTTCATCACCTCGATGGGGCACGGCGAGCCGGCCATGATGCCGGTGCGCAGCGAGGAGAAGTCGAACTCGGCGAAGCGCGGGTGGTCCAGCTCGGCGATGAACATGGTGGGCACGCCGTAGAGCGCGGTGCAGCGCTCGGCGCCCACCGTCTGCATCACCGCGAGCGGATCGAACGCCTCGCTCGGAATCACCATGGTGGAGCCGTGGGAGGTACAGGCCAGGTTGCCCATCACCATGCCGAAGCAGTGGTAGAAGGGCACGGGGATGCAGACGCGGTCCTCGGGCGTGAGGCCGATGGCCTCTCCCACGAAGAAGCCATTGTTGAGGACGTTGTGGTGGCTGAGCGTGGCGCCCTTGGGAAAGCCGGTGGTGCCGGACGTGTACTGGATGTTGATGGGGTCGTCGAACTGGAGCGTGGCCTCGCGGTCCGCCAGGGTGCGCTCGCTCACGTGGGTCCCGTTCTTGAGCAGCAGCTCCCAGTCATCGTCCAGCACCAGGGCGACGCGCAGGCCGGGGCAGCGCGGGCGCACCTCCTCCAACATCTTGCGGTAGTCCGACTGGCGGAAGCCGCGCGAGAGCAGCAGCACGCTGGTGCCGGACTGGTTGAGCGCGTACTCCAGCTCCGCCGTCTTGTAGGCGGGGTTGAGGTTCACGAGGATGGCGCCAATGCGGGCCGCGGCGTACTGGGCCACCACCCACTCGTAACGGTTGGGGGACCAGAGGCCCACCCGATCCCCCTTCTCCACGCCAAAGGCCAACAGGCCCAGCGCCACCCGCGTCGTCACATCCCAGAACTCGCGCCACGTGGCACGGTAGCCCTGGGAGACGACCACGAGCGCTTCCCGATCGCCGTGGCGCTCGACGGTGCGCCGCAGGTTCTGGCCAATGGTCTCCCCGAGCAGCGGGGTGGTGCTGGTGCCGTGGACGTAGGAAGGAGAGGGCATGGGGTGGATCCTCCCCGTCCCCCCTCGGCCCGCGCAAGCCCCGCGAGCGCACCACCGGGGCTCCTGGCCCGGAGAACCCGGCCTCATGAGCCCCGCTTGTCGGGAGCCGGAGCGGGCTGTATGGGGGCGCCGTGAAGTCCCATTCCATGAGCCCCGGCCTCGTCTGGATGATGGCCGCCGCCGCGGGCCTCGCCGTCGCGAACCTCTACTACCACCAGCCCCTGCTCGGAGACATCGGCCAGACGTTCCAGGCCTCGGACCAGGCGTTGGGGCTCATCCCCACGTTCTCCCAGGTGGGCTACGCCCTGGGCCTGCTGCTCGTCGTCCCGCTGGGTGACAGCCTCGAGCGGCGGCGCGTCATCGTCGTCATGACCGTGCTGGTGAGCCTGGCGCTGATGGGCGTGGCATTGGCGCCGAACCTGCCGTGGATGGTGGCCGCCAGCGGCCTGGTGGGGGTGACGACGGTGGTGCCCCAGCTCATCGTCCCCTTCGCGGCGCACCTGGCGCCCGATGCCCAACGCGGCCGCGTGGTGGGCACGGTGATGAGCGGGCTGCTCATCGGCATCCTCCTGTCGCGCACCGCGTCCGGCTTCCTCGGGGTGCAGTTCGGCTGGCGCGCCATGTTCTGGCTCGCCGCGGGGCTGATGCTGGTGCTGGCGGTGGTGCTGCGGCTCACCCTGCCGAGCCTGTCCCCGAGCGCCCCCCTGCCCTACCCCGCCCTGCTGCGCTCCCTGGGAGGACTGGTGCGCGAGGAGCCCCTGCTGCGGCTGCACTCGGTGCTGGGCGCGCTCACCTTCGGCTGCTTCAGCGCCTTCTGGGCCACGCTGGCGCTCTACCTCCAGTCGATGCCCCAGCACTACGGGGCCCAGGTGGCGGGGCTCTTCGGCGTGGTGGGCGTGGCCGGCGCCATCGCCGCGCCGCTGGTGGGGCGTTACACCGACACGCGCGGGGACCGGCGCATCAACGCGCTCGGCATCGGCATCCTGTTCGCATCCTTCGGAGTGCTCTGGCTGCTGGGCCATTCACTGTGGGGCATCGCGCTCGGCGTCATCCTCCTGGACCTGGGCGCGCAGGCCAACCACATCTCCAACCAGACGCGCGTCTACGCGCTGCGTCCCGAGGCCCGCAACCGGCTCAACACCGTCTACATGGTGACGTACTTCGCCGGGGGTGCCACCGGCGCATGGCTGGGCAGCCTGGCCTGGAGCCACTGGGGCTGGAGCGGCGTGTGCGCCGTGGGCGCGGCGCTGTCGCTCACCGGGTTGTTGGTGCTGGGGCTCGCCCGGCCGAAGCGCCCGGCGGCCTGAGCGGGCCCGCCGGGCGGCGATTCAGCGACTCGTCCTCTCCTTGTCCTTGCAGGGCGAGGGCTCACGCAGCGCGAAGCCCCTGCCCAGCGTGCCGAGGGTGCCCTGCAGGCACACGAGGCCGAAGGGCCCCCGGTAGCTGGCGGGCAGCATCACGCTCCGGCCGTCCTCGGTGATCCCCGTCTTCAGCGGGAAGGGGGAAGCACCGCTCTCGGTGACCTTGAGCCACAGCCGGGTGCGCTTGCCCTCCGCGAGCGCTGGCGCGGGCCGGGGGGCCCGGCTCGTGTCATCGGAGCGGCGGCCGTTGTGGAAGCGCAGCACGGGGCCGCGCTCGTCCACCTCCAGCAGGCCCCAGAGCTCCACGAGCGCTCCGGCCTCCGGCGTCCAGTCGAACGCCTGGCCCTCGACGCGAAGCGCGTAGCGGTCATTGGACACCACGCCGCGCACCAGCTCGGAGAACCCGGCCAGGGCCAGGTAGCGGCCGGAGACACGCACGAGGCCAGGGCCCGGTTGGCCCTGGGCCAGGGTGGCCAGGTCGAGCGGGCGGTAGGAGGTCTCCGCCGGAGCGGTGGCCAGCAGCAGTGCGAGCGGCAACAGGAACATGGTTCACCGCTCCCGGGAGAAGAGGGTCTGGAAGATCGCCTGGGTATCGACGGGGGGCTGGAACCGTAGCGCGCCCTCCGGCAACACGTTCGCGCCCTGGCCACCGAGGGACGTCAGCACCGACATCCGCACGTTCACGGACGACACATCCGAGCTGACATCCAGGAGGGAACAACCGGTACCCGTGCCCGTGGTGTAGCAGCCGGAGTAGTCGCCAACACCCAGGGAGCCGTCACCGTTGACATCATTGTACGCGAGGACGATGTAGTCGGCCGGCTCCACGTAGAGCGTGTAGCCGACGTTCGGCATCGCGAGGGCGATCTTGAACCCCTTCGTCTTGGGCGAGCTCTCGTCGCACTTGCCCTCGACGGCGTGGCAGGCCACCACGTTCGTCCCCTGCAAGGAGCCGCCCGCCGGGGCGTACAGCGCGCCCTTGATGGCCTTGTAGCCGTAGGGCAGCGGGCCGGGCAGACGCACCACCACCGCATAGGGCGGTGCGCTGTTGCGCGCCTCGACGGTGATGGTGGCACTGCCGCCCGTGCCATGACCCACCAGGTAGCGCATCGAGCGTGCGGTGCCGATGATGCCCTGGTACAGGGGGGTGTGGCCCAGCATGGACCAGCTCCCGTCACGCAGGTTGAAGTCCTGGTAGTCGTAGCCGGTGAGCAGCCCCGTGTGATCGAGCATCAACGTGGCGGCCCAGTCGAGCATCAGATCCGGGAAGGGAGAGCCCGTGTGCGCCTCCAGGTTGGCGATGCCCGTGTTGGGGCCGGCCATCCACGCGCTCCAGAATTGGGAGTGCCCCTTCTTCTCCGCCACGCGCCAGAGCAGGAGGAAGTTGTAGCCGTAGATGCTCAGCCCCTCATCGGGCGCCTCGGGCCTGCCCGGATACACCGTGCGGAAGCGCTGGGGAGAGACCAGGCTGTAGCGCGCGTAGGGCTGGACCTCGCCCACCTGCGTGCCCAGCCCCGCGAGCTGCTGGGCCGCCATGGCACTGCCCTCCTCGGCCCACATCTCCTCGGGCGCACGCTGGGGATTGGAGAGCAGGCGCGTGCTCGTGGCGATCTGGTGCTTGAGCTCGTGCACCATGGTGGCGGGCATGGAGACGTTGAAGTACCGGGAGCGGGTCATCCCGGAGAGGGTGCTCGGAGTGGCGGCGTAGAAGATGTCACCCTCGTTGCTGCGAACACCCTGCGGCGCGGTCTCCGCGTCGCTGAACAGGTCGGCGGGGTGCACGTAGCCCAGCAGACCCTCGGGCCCCAGCAGG
Proteins encoded in this region:
- a CDS encoding MFS transporter codes for the protein MSPGLVWMMAAAAGLAVANLYYHQPLLGDIGQTFQASDQALGLIPTFSQVGYALGLLLVVPLGDSLERRRVIVVMTVLVSLALMGVALAPNLPWMVAASGLVGVTTVVPQLIVPFAAHLAPDAQRGRVVGTVMSGLLIGILLSRTASGFLGVQFGWRAMFWLAAGLMLVLAVVLRLTLPSLSPSAPLPYPALLRSLGGLVREEPLLRLHSVLGALTFGCFSAFWATLALYLQSMPQHYGAQVAGLFGVVGVAGAIAAPLVGRYTDTRGDRRINALGIGILFASFGVLWLLGHSLWGIALGVILLDLGAQANHISNQTRVYALRPEARNRLNTVYMVTYFAGGATGAWLGSLAWSHWGWSGVCAVGAALSLTGLLVLGLARPKRPAA
- a CDS encoding AMP-binding protein; translation: MPSPSYVHGTSTTPLLGETIGQNLRRTVERHGDREALVVVSQGYRATWREFWDVTTRVALGLLAFGVEKGDRVGLWSPNRYEWVVAQYAAARIGAILVNLNPAYKTAELEYALNQSGTSVLLLSRGFRQSDYRKMLEEVRPRCPGLRVALVLDDDWELLLKNGTHVSERTLADREATLQFDDPINIQYTSGTTGFPKGATLSHHNVLNNGFFVGEAIGLTPEDRVCIPVPFYHCFGMVMGNLACTSHGSTMVIPSEAFDPLAVMQTVGAERCTALYGVPTMFIAELDHPRFAEFDFSSLRTGIMAGSPCPIEVMKKVQSRMNMREVTICYGMTETSPVSTQSSLDDPLDKRVSTVGRVHPHVEVKIVDPGTGAVVPRGSPGELCTRAYSVMLGYWNNPEATRTSIDAAGWMHTGDLATMDEEGYVKIVGRIKDMIIRGGENVYPREIEEFLHTHPAVSEAQVIGVPSEKYGEEVMAWVKTKPGATCTQEELVRFCTGRISTFKIPRFWKFVDEFPMTVTGKIQKFRMREVAVVELGLEAAANIRTA
- a CDS encoding DUF2141 domain-containing protein, translating into MRRFFQLLACAGLTLSLSGCPEKPEPDPSSLYIRGTVSAPAGVSLQGTQVVACFVINNGCSLDSSNTKQLVLQTSGSSFAYSFDGLAAGTYHVLAAQDVNDNGEFDDGDYSGLYTNGGSQAVTVTPPVLGVNITMQRKGSGGTIPLSENVTFLRPKDFVDGKATVSFPSLGVQERVVVIPVHASQSSQVDGFQFGLETSGVVAQEDLLPELQQMSTSPEGGAVGLQAADAAPTHSDAHLRRLEHGLRWAERLQQAGSIPLSRAGRVSAQASLGKCPGPYTVGTRQCGFWVMTGDTQQQITATLRHASANAYWFVQNEDANDFSAAELQSLANDFETRVVPSDRKYFGNFSDVDQNGKIFIVFSRLLGPEGLLGYVHPADLFSDAETAPQGVRSNEGDIFYAATPSTLSGMTRSRYFNVSMPATMVHELKHQIATSTRLLSNPQRAPEEMWAEEGSAMAAQQLAGLGTQVGEVQPYARYSLVSPQRFRTVYPGRPEAPDEGLSIYGYNFLLLWRVAEKKGHSQFWSAWMAGPNTGIANLEAHTGSPFPDLMLDWAATLMLDHTGLLTGYDYQDFNLRDGSWSMLGHTPLYQGIIGTARSMRYLVGHGTGGSATITVEARNSAPPYAVVVRLPGPLPYGYKAIKGALYAPAGGSLQGTNVVACHAVEGKCDESSPKTKGFKIALAMPNVGYTLYVEPADYIVLAYNDVNGDGSLGVGDYSGCYTTGTGTGCSLLDVSSDVSSVNVRMSVLTSLGGQGANVLPEGALRFQPPVDTQAIFQTLFSRER